From Mytilus edulis chromosome 8, xbMytEdul2.2, whole genome shotgun sequence, one genomic window encodes:
- the LOC139486758 gene encoding protein mono-ADP-ribosyltransferase PARP15-like: MGNTQDQPAVTTTNTPTVEPSPAVTTPSTQGHQHHRSRRQTRPRFVQIGNIALSVIKGNIIHQTTDVLVNSAVTYLDLSKGRASKALLEAAGDSIQSECTDQYPSGINMKTVAITGPGNLHCKAIFHVTLPGWQAHGDEKNIDVVVRNCLAEANKQRLTSMSFPALGTGFLKYPPRTVIASMFKTVEDFAKMNPNSTVKIVNCIVFSGDNDTFKEFLEEAKSKATSKGLQEKDMVTRNSLDANIGTISINIAVGSIITERADVIVNSCPSNMKLDARPGLGKAMYEAAGSGLQAEIDQNYPNGIKIGDLAVTGGHSLHCKKLYHGCMTSFYAKKASGLLPEKVLQNFVTKCLVEAKKNSVQSMVFPALGTGFLKFPPKTAATNVIKAIREFETNNSPSTLKTIKIVIFGGTNDWSSIEQAYTSESTTTDKGAAASVAQAPPHQIPNRGTRAYLAHKYKEEPRTPSYWTHFKNTKTIKEWNTTQKGNPYKVSSVDPKTYKSISRAFSSTGGSTIVRIERIENILLFEQYTQECQRTFRKAYVTQACTPLKNVQQSTGIAVTTKHLDKEMTNHLHDEINEFYLFHGTKIAVVDVITQQGLDSRLASSGLLGTGVYAADMADKSAGYTDQNQNGESKMFLMRVCLGDIFITKSTKAFKRPPCKTCNSDLCTTHPELYDSVVAEFNRREFVVYDSWKCYPEYLITYK; this comes from the exons ATGGGAAACACCCAAGATCAGCCAGCTGTGACAA CTACTAACACACCGACGGTGGAACCTTCCCCAGCAGTCACCACTCCAAGTACACAGGGACACCAACACCACAGATCGAGGAGACAAACTAGGCCGAGATTTGTACAGATCGGAAATATAGCTCTCAGTGTTATAAAAGGGAATATAATACACCAAACG ACTGACGTATTAGTCAATAGCGCAGTAACATATTTAGATCTTAGTAAAGGGAGAGCATCCAAAGCTTTATTAGAAGCAGCTGGAGATAGCATACAATCAGAATGTACGGACCAGTATCCGTCTGGTATCAACATGAAGACAGTAGCAATAACTGGTCCAGGCAATCTTCACTGTAAAGCAATATTCCATGTGACATTGCCAGGATGGCAAGCTCATGGAGACGAAAAG AACATAGATGTCGTTGTGCGTAACTGCCTTGCGGAGGCGAACAAACAGAGGCTAACATCAATGTCTTTTCCGGCACTTGGAACAGGATTCCTGAAATACCCACCAAGGACTGTTATTGCTTCAATGTTCAAAACTGTGGAAGATTTTGCCAAAATGAATCCTAATTCTACAGTCAAGATTGTGAACTGTATCGTGTTCTCTGGAGACAATGATACTTTTAAG GAGTTTCTAGAAGAAGCAAAGTCAAAGGCAACAAGCAAAG GTCTACAAGAAAAAGACATGGTAACCCGAAATTCTCTGGATGCAAACATTGGTACCATCAGTATAAACATTGCAGTAGGATCTATCATAACTGAAAGA GCCGACGTTATTGTGAATAGTTGTCCCTCTAATATGAAACTTGATGCAAGACCAGGATTAGGAAAGGCTATGTATGAAGCTGCCGGAAGTGGATTACAGGCTGAAATTGACCAAAACTATCCCAATGGTATAAAAATTGGGGACCTGGCTGTGACTGGTGGTCATTCACTACATTGTAAAAAGCTCTATCACGGGTGTATGACCTCTTTCTATGCAAAGAAAGCAAGTGGATTGCTTCCAGAGAAG GTTCTACAAAATTTTGTTACAAAGTGTCTAGTCGaagcaaaaaaaaattcagtacAAAGCATGGTCTTTCCAGCGCTAGGAACGGGCTTTCTGAAGTTTCCTCCCAAAACTGCTGCTACTAATGTAATAAAGGCAATAAGAGAATTTGAGACGAACAACTCACCATCAACCCTCAAAACgattaaaattgttatttttggtgGAACAAACGATTGGAGCTCAATTGAACAG GCATACACATCAGAAAGTACTACAACAGACAAAGGAG cGGCTGCAAGTGTAGCTCAAGCACCCCCACACCAAATACCAAACCGTGGTACAAGAGCTTACCTTGCTCATAAATACAAAGAAGAGCCAAGAACGCCATCATATTGGACACACTTCAAGAATACCAAAACCATAAAAGAATGGAATACCACCCAAAAAGGCAATCCGTACAAAGTTTCGAGCGTGGATCCAAAAACGTATAAATCTATTTCTAGAGCATTCAGCAGTACTGGAGGGTCAACGATAGTTCGAATtgaaagaatagagaatatattACTCTTTGAGCAGTACACACAAGAGTGTCAACGAACTTTCCGTAAGGCGTATGTTACTCAAGCATGCACACCTCTCAAAAATGTGCAACAGTCAACTGGTATTGCAGTGACTACGAAACACCTTGATAAAGAGATGACCAACCATCTACACGAtgaaataaatgaattttatttgtttcatgGTACAAAAATAGCAGTAGTTGATGTTATCACACAGCAGGGTCTAGATAGTAGGCTTGCTTCATCGGGACTGTTAGGGACAGGAGTGTATGCTGCAGATATGGCGGACAAATCGGCAGGTTATACAG ATCAAAATCAAAACGGAGAGAGCAAGATGTTTTTAATGAGAGTTTGCTTAGGTGATATTTTCATTACAAAAAGCACTAAAGCGTTTAAAAGACCCCCTTGTAAAACGTGCAATAGTGATTTGTGTACAACACACCCAGAACTATATGATTCCGTCGTTGCAGAATTCAATAGAAGGGAATTCGTCGTGTATGATAGCTGGAAATGTTACCCTGAATATCTTATAACATATAAATGA